The Deltaproteobacteria bacterium RBG_16_64_85 genome contains the following window.
GAAACCGGAACCCGCCAGCCGCATGGAAGGTGGACGATCCTGACGCCGGGAAACGGGCGGGTGATTTCGACCCCCGTCCCCTTCCCCCGCGTGAGCACGTCCGTCCGGAACCCGTGGGCCGCAAGCCCCGGAAGGAGGCTCCTCAGGAAGACGTTCATTCCGCCCGACAGGCCGACGCCGGGCTCCTCCATCGGGCACGTGTGGTAGGAGAAAAGAAGGTGGTTCACGGGAAAGAAAGGGTCGCGCGGTACACGATCCGGTCCTGGCCCCCCAGGTCGTACTTGTATCTCTCCCGTCCTCGGAGAAAATCGTACTCCTTGAGTCCCCTCCCGATCGCGTCCTCTACGCAGCGCGCCAGCAGGACCATGCCCGGGCTCATGCGGCCGCCGGCCTCGGGGTCGAACCCCGAATTGTAGAGGAGAAGGGCCCTGTCGGTCTCGATCTGGAACGCCGATGCGATGTCTCCCCCCGCGCCGCTCAGGAACGCCAGTCGCAGCCAGCCTGCGGAGAAGAACCCTTGCGCCACCTCGCGGAAGAACTCCGCCATCCGGTCGTCCATGAACCGCCGTTTCTCGGGATGGCTCCTGCGGTGCAGTTCCAGGAAGGATGGGAAGTCCCGCGAGAGCTCCTCCGCCGTCCCGGTCACGCGGAACGATAGCCGCGGCTCCGCCTCCCCGGCACGGCGGAGCTTGCGCCGCAGTTCGTGCCGCTCCTTCTTGTCAAGCTGCCCGAGGTAATCGTCGAAGCTCTCCGGGAGACGGAGGAAGGGGGAACGGTCCGCCTCCTCCGCGAAAAAAGCGATCCCCCGCTCGCCGCAGATCCCGGGGAGGAGGGAGAGGGAAGGCGACCCCTCGACCACGCTCGGCAGATGAAGCGGACCCTCCGCCAGCATTTCCGGCGGGGACCGCAGGAGTTCCGCCCAGAACTCCCCTTCCATCCCCGCAGCCACCACCGCGTCCAGGGAATCGGACACCCGATCGCTGCCGAGAAGCTCCCACCCTTCCGACTCCGCGCGCCGGCACAGGAACAGGAAGCCCTCGGCTCTCCCCCCCCGCTCCCACCTCGCGATGCGCAGGGGACGGCCGGCCGCGAACGTTTTTACCCAGGGAACCAGGAAGCGGCGGGAAAGAAAGGGGGAGGGGCGGACGGAGCGCGCAAGGACGTCGTCCCACTCTTCGAAGGAGATGTCCTCGATCCGATCCTTGACGAGAAGACCCATCCGTATTCTTTATTTCGGAGCGGAGACCACCCCCGCCTCCAGCAGGCGGCGCGCCGCTTCATCGGCGGCGGCGTTGGCCGCGCCGATGAGCGCCTGTCGGGCGCCCTCCGGGGTGGTGAAGAGATCCGTGAACCCGTAGGTGGAGGAGACCGTGCTGGCCCATCCCGCCGGTGCGGCCGGACCGGCCCCGTGGATCTTCAGGGTCGTGCCCGCCTCCGCCTCCACCTTGAGCGTGCCGACGCGCTTGAAGTTGACGCGAAATTCCTCCACGCTGCCCCACACCCTTGCGGGAACGCCGGAGGGGATTTCCGCCTCCCCGGCTACGCGGACCGCGGCGATCCCCTTTTCCGCAAGGGCGCCCGCGATCAGGTCGGCCATCGCCTTGCCGGGATTCCCCTTCCACACGATCGACCGGACATGGTCGAAATCACGCCCGATCTCATACGAGGGATCCCCCGACCAGGAAAAATCGGACACGGCGACCGCCGGGGCCCCCGCCGCGCCGGGGGGAGCCTGTGACGCCTTGCGCGAAAGTTCTCCCGGAACGGTTAGCACACTCCCCGTGACGCACCCGGACAGGGTCCCCCACAGGATCAGCGGAAAAATCCACGAGCGATGAATGCGTTTCACGTTTTCTCCCGTTCGAACAAGATTTGCCGGCAGGAACGCGGTGAACCTTCCCTAATTTATGCCATGCGCCGCGAGGTTTCAACGGAAACTCCGGCCCTTTCGCCTTGAAATCCGGTCTTCCGTTGACGTATCGTGAAGGGCACCGAAAGGAGGTTCGATGCCCGTATCCCCGGAAATCCGGGAGGCGATCCGTCAAGGGTCCTGGATCCGGAAGATGTTCGAGGAAGGCGCCTTTCTGAAGGCGAAAAAGGGGCTGGAAAACGTCTTCGATTTCTCCCTCGGGAACCCGTACGGCGATCCTCCGCCCCTGCTGGCGCTGGAACTTGCCCGGCTTGCCGCGAACCCGCCGCCGGACCTTCACAAGTACATGCCGAACGCCGGGTTCCCGGATGTCCGCCAGCGCGTGGCGGAAGACCTTCTGAAAACCACCGGGCTCGCCTACGCCCCGGGGCTGGTCGTGATGACCGTCGGGGCCGCGGGGGCGCTCAACGTGGCGCTGCGGGCGATCCTGTCTCCCGGCGACGAGGTGATCGTCATCGCCCCCTATTTCGTCGAATACCTTTTCTACGTCCGCAACGCGGGCGGGGTCCCGGTCGTTGCGCAATCCGCCGACGATTTCCAGCTCGACCTCGAGGCGATCCGCGCGGCGATCACCGGACGGACGAAAGCCCTCCTCCTCAACACCCCCAACAACCCGACCGGGGCGGTCTACCCGGCCGATTCGCTCCGGGGGCTCTCCCGCGTCCTCTCGGAGGGAGAGGTGCGCACGGGAGGGCCGATCTACGTCCTCTCCGACGAGCCGTACCGGAAAATCGTCTATCCCGAGGCGGTCTTTTCTCCGCCGGCCGCCTCGCTGCGCAATACGCTCGTGGCCTATTCCCACTCCAAGGACCTGAACCTCCCGGGGGAGAGGATCGGATACCTCGCCGTCAGCCCGCGCGCGGCGGACGCCGCCGAGCTGGCCGACGCCTGCGTGTTCTGCAACCGCGTGCTCGGGTTCGTCAACGCCCCTTCCCTCATGCAGCGGGTGGTTGCCGGGTTCCAGGGGATCGAGGCCGACCTGTCGGTCTATCGCCGGAACCGGGAAATGCTCCTCACGACCCTTCTGGGGTCGGGATTCTCCGTCGTTCCGCCCGGCGGCGCGTTCTACCTCTTTCCGCGGTCGCCCGTCGAGGACGAGATGAGGTTCCTCGCGGCGGCGCGGGAGGAAAACGTCCTGGCGGTGCCGGGGAGCGGCTTCGGCCGCAAGGGATATTTCCGGATCGCCTACTGCGTGGACCCGGAGACGGTCGAGCGTTCGCTGCCTGCGTGGAAAAGGCTGGGGAGCCGCTTCTTCGGGAGGAAGGGAGGGCGGGGTTGACCGCTGCGTTCCGGAAAAACATCGATCGCATGAAAGGATACCAGCC
Protein-coding sequences here:
- a CDS encoding aspartate aminotransferase (catalyzes the formation of oxalozcetate and L-glutamate from L-aspartate and 2-oxoglutarate), which gives rise to MPVSPEIREAIRQGSWIRKMFEEGAFLKAKKGLENVFDFSLGNPYGDPPPLLALELARLAANPPPDLHKYMPNAGFPDVRQRVAEDLLKTTGLAYAPGLVVMTVGAAGALNVALRAILSPGDEVIVIAPYFVEYLFYVRNAGGVPVVAQSADDFQLDLEAIRAAITGRTKALLLNTPNNPTGAVYPADSLRGLSRVLSEGEVRTGGPIYVLSDEPYRKIVYPEAVFSPPAASLRNTLVAYSHSKDLNLPGERIGYLAVSPRAADAAELADACVFCNRVLGFVNAPSLMQRVVAGFQGIEADLSVYRRNREMLLTTLLGSGFSVVPPGGAFYLFPRSPVEDEMRFLAAAREENVLAVPGSGFGRKGYFRIAYCVDPETVERSLPAWKRLGSRFFGRKGGRG